The Granulicella sp. 5B5 nucleotide sequence GAAGGAAGGCAAGAAGCGGATGAAGCGCATCGGCAAGGTGGACATCCCGCAGGAGGCGTTCCTGGCCGTGCTGAAGGTGGGTGAGGAGTAAGCATCCCTCGCGCCCCATTCCAAAATGGGAGGGAGCAGGGGCCTTAAGGCCCCTGACTTCAGGCAGTGGAAGATGGGGCTTTAGCCCCGGGCCTTATGCTGAACACCATGCACCGTGCCCCCCAAGAGCTACGCACTTATTTCCTCACTATCGTCACCGCCCAACGCCGCCGCCTGTTCCAAGTCACTGCCACCGCAGAGCTCATGCGCGACACCCTCTTCCATTACCGCGACGAGGGCAAGTATGCACTCCACGCCTACGTCGTTATGCCGGACCATATCCATCTCTGCCTAACGCCTGCTCCGGACATCTCCCTCGAAAAGTCAATGCAATTCATCAAGGGCGGCTTTTCCTTTCGACTAAAGAGCAAACTCGATGTCTGGATGCGTGGCTACAACGAAGCCCAGATTCGTACTCCTGAAAAATTTTCGGCTTGCCGCCGCTATATCGAAGACAACCCTGTCCGCAAACATCTTTGCGAAGCGCCTCTTCTATACCTGTATTCGTCGGCCGATGATCTACGCATTGATCCTGCACCCGAACACCTCCGGGGCTAAAGCCCGATCCTGGGCGCGGCTAGTTCAGGGGCCTGAAGGCCCCTGCTCCCTCCGTGAACCTCAAACAGTCGTGCCATCGGCGTCACGTATGCGTGGAAACGGAAACTCCACCACTTCGGAGAACCCTCATGCCCTGCGTCCTCCAACCTGTACCGCTGGGATCGTTGTCGTGATCGCTCTACTTTGGTGGCGCTGCTCCACGCAGTCTGCGGTTCATCGGCTCGGAGAAGAACCTCGCCGTCACCCAGCCCAGAACCGCGCAGCCTAGCAGTAGCGCGGCCAGCCATAAGCCCAGCGGCCCGCGGTGCCACTTGAAGTACAGCGCCGTGAAGCCGATCACCAGAAACTCGTGCGTCAGATACACCTCATAGCTGTGTCTTCCGAACCAGCGCACCGGCGCCGTCCACAGGCTGCCCTTGGCACTATGCGGACCGGCTCCATGCAATCCCGCACCCAGCATCACCAGGCACGTGCCCACCGGCAGAACCGTGTTGTAAAGCCCAGTGTGCGCGATGAACCGCATGAAGTGCCACGGCGGCCACACCGCGATCAGCAGCATCATCGCAGCGCCCACCACCTGCAACGCAACGGCGAGCGCAAGGGTCTGCCTGCCACTCCCGCGCCGCCACAGCCAGTCGGCCAGCAGAGCCGTCAGGCATCCCAGCGCAATCGCATCCATGCCGCCGAGGTACGACTTCTCGCGCCATATCGGATGCCCCGCCGTCCAGATCGTCCGCGCGAACGGCCCCATCGCAACGAACGCCAACAGCAGCGCAATGAAGACCGGCCGCCCGCGCCGCCGGTGCAACAGTGCCACGCACACCAGCGGGAAGAAGAGGTAGAACATCTCCTCCACCGAGAGCGACCACAGCACGTCCCAGTTAGCTGCCAGGTAGCCGTGCATGCCTTCGAGCCAGTTCAGATGAAACGTCAGCGCCGCAAACAGTGCGCGCGGCAGCGTCGCCACCTTAGCCGGGATGACAAACCCCGGCACGCGCGCCAGGTGCAGCACACTCAGCACCGCCAGCTCTAACAGCAGCAGCGGAGCAATCCTCGCAAACCGTATGCGATAGAAGCGCCCCGGCTGCATCGCACCCAGCGATCCGAAGCGTCGCAGCGAGGTCAGCGTAATCAGGAAGCCCGAGATCGCGAAGAAGACCGTAACGCCTTCGTCGCCGTTTCTGAACAGGAAGTCGAACAGCCGCTCCGGCATCCACGGAAACTGCAACAGCGACACCTTGCCATCGTGCATCCGTATCCAGAAGTGCAGCAGGATCACCGACAGGATCGAGACGCCGCGCAGGATGTCGACACCATCCATGCGGCGCACTACAGGCTTGGGCTGTTCACTGGAAAGCACAGGTCTCCATGCTACCCGCGCGAAGTTCCTGCAACGATAACGACACAGGTTCTCACCAAAGAGCAGTTCTCACCAAAGAACAACGGAGGCCCGAAGGCCTCCGTTGCTGTCTTCCATCTGCCCTGTTCTTACTTGGAGGGCGGCGTGGCCGGGCGGCGCGCTGGCACCGGGGCCGACGGCGGCGGGGCCGCAATGCCGGACACCTTGTTGTACGCATTCACCACAGCCTGCGTGATGTCCGTCTCCGGCAGCGCCCACAGGACGGGGTTGGCGGCCTGCTGGTTGCCGCCCACGTTCAGCAGCAGCGTAAAGCCGTTGGCCTGCACATACTTCACAGCCTCGCCACCGACCTTCTGCGCCACCTTGCCGTACGCTTCCTGCAAGTCGCTCTGGTAGGAGTTCTGCGCATCTTCCGCATCGCGCTGCAGGTTCTTCTCCTTAGTGTCGATGTTCTTGATCAGCGTCGCGCGCTGGTCGTCGGGAGCGTTCGCCGGCAGCGCCTGCAGCTGCGCCTTCAGCGTATCCACTTCCTTGGCCTGCGTATCGATCTGGCTCTTCTTCGGCTCGTACTTCTTCTGGATGTCGGCCACAGCTCGCTGGCCTTCATTGGTGCGGACCACCGCCTCCTCAAAGGCGATGATGGCGATCTTGGCGGGTACAGCCTGGGGAGCAACAGCGGCCGCGGCAGGTGCTGCAGCCGGAGCCTGAGCTGCGAGGGTGGACGTAGCGAGGCCTGCGGCCAACGCCGTAGCAAATACAAAGATGCGCTTCATTGGGTGTGTGAGACTCCTTACAAGCATCCGGCTTTCCGGAATAAAAGATTTCGGCTAGGTCGCTTCACTGCACAGGTAACGTTTCGCCAACGTAGACCATCTATATAGACGGTCTGCATCCAACGATGTCTGTCCGTGCCGAAACGAATACGGCCGCACCTTCCTCCGCCCGAGGTACAGTGCCTGCGGCTCTTTTCCTTAGTTTTGAGACAAAGGTAGAAGTGCAGGCGCGAGAGGACAGTCGGCTAGCTGCGATTATAGGAAAGCCCCGTTAGACGGTCAATGCGGTCAAGCTGGCTCCCGGCCGGCAACAACCCAACCTCAACATCACAAAGCCGCTCTGACTTCTTCAAAAATCCGGAGAGCGGCACATACAATCCTCCATATTTTGGGGACACCACCCGTCTGTCCGGTGGCTTTTCGCTGAAAACAAAGCATTCCCAGTTTGGTACGGAGATTGCTCTATGTATCTGTGTTCGAGCTTTGGTCAGTCCCCGAAAGGGAAGCCTGGCGAGAATCCTCGGTTTTGAGGGCGTCTGTAAATCTTTCGATAAGGTTTGCAAATCGACGCTCCTGGTGACAGACGCGTCCCAAGAGACGCGCTCCCTTCTCAACCGGGCGAGGTACGACTCAGGAGGCCAGTGACTGGCCATTCAAGCTGCTGAGGGCCATCTTCCGGGGAGGGGAGATGGCCCATCGGCTCGTTCAGGGGCAAAATTTCGGGCGCGGACTTCTTAAAACACCCCCGCTTTACTCTCCCTGGAACCAGCGCCGGTGCGATGCCTCAAGACATTTGCTTGCACTTCCCCCCTGCCGGGCGTACTATCAGGTTGTTCGGCAGCCAGCGTTTCGCTTCAGGCCGTGAGTCGTCCGGCGAGGTGAGCGAACGCAGAAGCCCCGAATCAACCGCTTGAAACGGTGTCGCAGACAGATTGAGTTGGGGCTGTAGCGCCTTCAAGACCAAGCTTCTCCGCTGTCCACAGTTGACGAGACGACCATGACCGCAGGTAGTTAGAGGACACGCTCCACCGCACCGGCTTAGCTGGTACAGTGTTGGCTATCCTGCAAAACAACCGGCGGCGGATACTGGGGCGCAGCGGCAATGGCTCTATGCAGAGTAGGCATTTCGTACCGGTTGCAGGGATGAAGTTCGTTTGCAGGGACCAGGAGCCGCCAGAGTCCTGCCCGCAGACGCAGTACGAACAAGGCACGTAAGCAGGCCGTGCGCGGGGTGCAGCGGACGGGCCGTGACAACAGGGAACTCCACGCCGGCGGCTTGCCGGGGAAGAGTTTCTACCCAAC carries:
- a CDS encoding transposase, whose translation is MLNTMHRAPQELRTYFLTIVTAQRRRLFQVTATAELMRDTLFHYRDEGKYALHAYVVMPDHIHLCLTPAPDISLEKSMQFIKGGFSFRLKSKLDVWMRGYNEAQIRTPEKFSACRRYIEDNPVRKHLCEAPLLYLYSSADDLRIDPAPEHLRG
- a CDS encoding OmpH family outer membrane protein, which translates into the protein MKRIFVFATALAAGLATSTLAAQAPAAAPAAAAVAPQAVPAKIAIIAFEEAVVRTNEGQRAVADIQKKYEPKKSQIDTQAKEVDTLKAQLQALPANAPDDQRATLIKNIDTKEKNLQRDAEDAQNSYQSDLQEAYGKVAQKVGGEAVKYVQANGFTLLLNVGGNQQAANPVLWALPETDITQAVVNAYNKVSGIAAPPPSAPVPARRPATPPSK
- a CDS encoding acyltransferase produces the protein MLSSEQPKPVVRRMDGVDILRGVSILSVILLHFWIRMHDGKVSLLQFPWMPERLFDFLFRNGDEGVTVFFAISGFLITLTSLRRFGSLGAMQPGRFYRIRFARIAPLLLLELAVLSVLHLARVPGFVIPAKVATLPRALFAALTFHLNWLEGMHGYLAANWDVLWSLSVEEMFYLFFPLVCVALLHRRRGRPVFIALLLAFVAMGPFARTIWTAGHPIWREKSYLGGMDAIALGCLTALLADWLWRRGSGRQTLALAVALQVVGAAMMLLIAVWPPWHFMRFIAHTGLYNTVLPVGTCLVMLGAGLHGAGPHSAKGSLWTAPVRWFGRHSYEVYLTHEFLVIGFTALYFKWHRGPLGLWLAALLLGCAVLGWVTARFFSEPMNRRLRGAAPPK